The following are encoded in a window of Streptomyces sp. 11x1 genomic DNA:
- a CDS encoding PRC-barrel domain-containing protein, with protein MPLFSQAKGRDIVGLSTAETLATVTGLAITVSPARIAALRVKTKNPGTLVTWNHVQAFGPDAITVRSADDIQTEDDTKTPADKKHDPLGKRVLTETGHDLGTLQDIEFDETTGHIQRLILAGQDVEGERLLGAGSYAVIVATP; from the coding sequence ATGCCGCTCTTCAGCCAGGCCAAGGGCCGCGACATCGTCGGCCTGTCCACCGCCGAGACCCTCGCCACCGTCACCGGGCTCGCCATCACCGTCTCACCCGCCCGCATCGCCGCCCTCCGCGTGAAGACCAAAAACCCCGGCACCCTCGTCACCTGGAACCATGTCCAGGCATTCGGGCCGGACGCCATCACCGTCCGCTCAGCCGACGACATCCAGACCGAGGACGACACCAAGACCCCTGCGGACAAGAAGCACGACCCGCTCGGCAAACGCGTCCTGACCGAAACCGGGCACGACCTCGGCACGCTGCAGGACATCGAGTTCGACGAAACCACCGGCCACATCCAACGCCTCATCCTCGCCGGTCAGGACGTCGAAGGCGAACGCCTCCTCGGCGCCGGCAGCTACGCCGTCATCGTCGCCACCCCCTGA
- a CDS encoding helix-turn-helix domain-containing protein: MPASGDPRPCSIADTLAIVGEKYSLLVLREVCLGNGRFDQLVRNIGAPRDVLATRLRRLVDAGVLAKHVYNERPQRFEYRPTRAGLELEPVLMTLMAWGDRHLRTADDRPMVIEHACGKTLVPAVTCTACGTEVHHEDLRAHPQTPGWSVKGPTAP, encoded by the coding sequence ATGCCCGCCTCCGGAGATCCGCGCCCCTGCTCCATCGCCGACACCCTGGCGATCGTCGGCGAGAAGTACTCCCTGCTGGTCCTGCGCGAGGTCTGCCTCGGCAACGGCCGCTTCGACCAACTGGTCCGCAACATCGGGGCGCCACGCGACGTGCTGGCGACCCGGCTGAGGCGCCTGGTGGACGCGGGCGTCCTGGCCAAGCACGTCTACAACGAGCGCCCCCAGCGCTTCGAGTACCGGCCCACCCGGGCGGGACTCGAACTGGAGCCGGTCCTGATGACCCTCATGGCGTGGGGCGACCGCCACCTCCGCACGGCCGACGACCGCCCCATGGTGATCGAGCACGCCTGCGGCAAGACCCTGGTCCCGGCGGTCACCTGCACGGCCTGCGGCACAGAGGTCCACCACGAGGACCTCAGGGCCCACCCCCAGACCCCGGGCTGGTCGGTGAAGGGCCCGACGGCACCGTGA
- a CDS encoding PmoA family protein, with product MTFHDGLRVVHAHGDRITVTEPATGVELLSYVYRPEADWEAPKPYLHPIRTLAGDVVTDFRPNDHRWHKGLQLTASHLSGQNLWGGNSYVHGEGYLPIPERVGSMAHVGFDVVESDGERVVIAERLTWHPYTGELWAEEERRIEIHDVDTESGSWALTWTSAITNRRDEPLVFGSPTTAGREMAGYTGLFWRGPRAFRDGRIIGPDAEGPGLMGEQAPWLAYSGEHDGTDGHATLVFAHAPENDHTGAEGAHPAHWFVRNEPFAAVAPSWAFFEELELAPGETLTRRYRVVVADGSWEREEIAKYLEAHPW from the coding sequence ATGACCTTCCACGACGGGCTGCGCGTGGTCCACGCACACGGCGACCGGATCACGGTCACCGAACCCGCCACGGGCGTCGAGTTGTTGAGCTACGTCTACCGGCCGGAGGCGGACTGGGAGGCCCCGAAGCCGTATCTGCACCCGATCCGGACGCTGGCCGGGGACGTCGTCACCGACTTCCGGCCCAACGACCACCGCTGGCACAAGGGTCTGCAGCTGACGGCCTCGCACCTGTCGGGCCAGAACCTGTGGGGCGGCAACTCGTACGTCCACGGGGAGGGGTATCTGCCGATCCCGGAGCGGGTCGGCTCGATGGCGCACGTCGGCTTCGACGTCGTCGAGTCGGACGGCGAGCGGGTCGTGATCGCCGAGCGGCTGACCTGGCACCCGTACACCGGGGAGCTGTGGGCGGAAGAGGAGCGCCGGATCGAGATCCACGACGTGGACACCGAGTCCGGATCGTGGGCCCTGACCTGGACGAGCGCGATCACCAACCGACGGGACGAGCCACTGGTGTTCGGGAGCCCGACCACCGCGGGGCGCGAGATGGCCGGCTACACCGGTCTGTTCTGGCGCGGCCCGCGTGCCTTCCGCGACGGGCGGATCATCGGGCCCGACGCGGAGGGGCCCGGACTGATGGGCGAGCAGGCGCCCTGGCTGGCGTACTCGGGCGAGCACGACGGCACCGACGGCCACGCCACGCTCGTCTTCGCGCACGCCCCCGAGAACGACCACACGGGTGCCGAGGGCGCCCATCCGGCGCACTGGTTCGTCCGCAACGAGCCGTTCGCCGCCGTCGCCCCCTCCTGGGCGTTCTTCGAGGAGCTGGAGCTGGCTCCCGGCGAGACGCTCACCCGCCGTTACCGCGTAGTCGTGGCGGACGGTTCCTGGGAGCGGGAGGAGATCGCCAAGTACCTGGAGGCGCACCCGTGGTGA
- a CDS encoding PRC-barrel domain-containing protein, which yields MTGYMRASEIAKLPVVTLGGEDVAQVKDIVFDTARGSVRCFTLSGRGLLSGPLKRDLPWNKVHALGPDAVMIRNEDALAEDDQTSKDLTAAGGGNVLGARAMTDGGTDLGKIVDVIIETGRTPAVAGYELEAAGRGHQRVLLPVVKPVAVSGEMVLVPDATGEFTAGDLAGFPEAARGLRTRLEGEA from the coding sequence ATGACCGGATACATGCGGGCAAGTGAGATCGCCAAGCTGCCGGTGGTGACCCTCGGCGGCGAGGACGTGGCCCAGGTCAAGGACATCGTCTTCGACACCGCCCGCGGCAGCGTGCGCTGTTTCACCCTCAGCGGGCGCGGTCTGCTGTCGGGTCCCCTCAAGCGGGACCTGCCGTGGAACAAGGTGCACGCGCTCGGCCCGGACGCGGTGATGATCCGGAACGAGGACGCGCTCGCCGAGGACGACCAGACGTCCAAGGACCTCACCGCTGCCGGCGGCGGCAACGTCCTCGGTGCCCGGGCCATGACCGACGGCGGCACCGACCTCGGCAAGATCGTCGACGTCATCATCGAGACCGGACGCACGCCCGCCGTGGCCGGCTACGAGCTCGAGGCTGCCGGCCGCGGCCACCAGCGGGTCCTGCTGCCCGTGGTCAAGCCCGTCGCCGTCTCCGGTGAGATGGTCCTCGTCCCCGACGCCACCGGCGAATTCACCGCCGGAGACCTGGCCGGGTTCCCTGAAGCAGCCCGCGGACTGCGCACCCGCCTCGAAGGGGAGGCGTGA
- a CDS encoding AMP-binding protein, producing the protein MQFEDIRSGWSADPEGFWESQAARLTWAQTPDKALDATGAAFYRWFPGGMINAAENCLDVHLAEGRGEATALIFDSPQTGTKDAYSYRRLHDEVVAFAGALDGLGLAADDTVLIFMPAAPQTVVAMLACARLGLTHSVVVTSVPVAVLRDRIDDARPAAILTASGGFDGPDAIVYQPLLEAALAQADHRPRHCVVLQRPQAGRWTPVPGRDLDWHDLIATSTATGPRPVPVPSAHPLYLLYTSGSTSRPKAVTRDTGGYLTALRWAVENVFGVRAGDVFWTDSHPGWVMGHSFTVYGALVTGATTVVYEGSPVDTPDPSAFPRIIAEYGVSVLFSTPMTLRRIRTASLEDRPFGSGGSPLRAVFLASERVEPELMDWIGAFFGCPVVDNWWQTETGWPIASNCLGLGLLPVKPGSVARPLPGYQVEILDEDGCPLPAGEQGHVTVRLPLPPGCLTTLWNDDERFADTYLRNFPGHYDTSDAGHLDEDGYLWIAGRTDDIINVGGDSLSGLDVEHVIGAHPSVKRCAVVAAPDGFYTQVPVAFVVQRDGTDLAPHHLARELRALVDERIGAWAQLTRLVFVRALTYTPSKKIKRSDPRAWLSTGTGLDVLADIRLTADATAKVDE; encoded by the coding sequence ATGCAGTTCGAGGACATACGGAGCGGATGGTCGGCCGACCCCGAGGGCTTCTGGGAATCCCAGGCGGCCCGGCTCACCTGGGCGCAGACCCCGGACAAGGCCCTGGACGCCACTGGTGCCGCGTTCTACCGCTGGTTCCCCGGTGGAATGATCAACGCGGCCGAGAACTGCCTGGACGTCCATCTCGCCGAGGGCCGGGGCGAGGCCACCGCGCTCATATTCGACAGCCCGCAGACCGGCACCAAGGACGCCTACTCCTACCGTCGCTTGCACGACGAGGTGGTCGCGTTCGCCGGGGCCCTCGATGGCCTCGGACTGGCCGCTGACGATACCGTCCTGATCTTCATGCCGGCCGCGCCGCAGACCGTCGTGGCCATGCTTGCCTGCGCCCGGCTCGGCCTCACTCACTCGGTTGTCGTCACCTCGGTACCCGTCGCCGTGCTGCGCGACCGCATCGACGACGCCCGCCCGGCGGCCATCCTCACCGCGTCCGGCGGTTTCGACGGCCCGGACGCCATCGTCTACCAGCCGCTGCTCGAGGCCGCCCTCGCCCAGGCCGACCACCGGCCGCGGCACTGCGTGGTGCTTCAGCGCCCTCAAGCCGGCCGGTGGACGCCGGTGCCCGGCCGAGACCTCGACTGGCACGACCTGATCGCCACCTCTACCGCGACCGGGCCGCGGCCCGTCCCCGTGCCATCGGCGCACCCTCTCTATCTGCTGTACACCTCCGGATCGACGTCCCGCCCGAAGGCCGTCACGCGGGACACCGGCGGTTACCTGACCGCGCTGCGCTGGGCCGTCGAGAACGTCTTCGGCGTCCGGGCGGGCGACGTGTTCTGGACCGACTCCCACCCCGGCTGGGTGATGGGCCACTCGTTCACCGTGTACGGGGCGCTCGTCACCGGGGCCACGACCGTCGTCTACGAAGGGTCTCCGGTCGACACGCCCGACCCGTCGGCGTTCCCGCGGATCATCGCCGAGTACGGCGTCAGCGTGCTGTTCTCAACGCCCATGACACTCCGCCGCATCCGCACGGCGTCCCTGGAGGACCGGCCGTTCGGGTCCGGTGGCTCACCGCTGCGCGCGGTGTTCCTGGCCAGCGAACGGGTCGAGCCGGAGCTGATGGACTGGATCGGCGCGTTCTTCGGCTGCCCCGTCGTCGACAACTGGTGGCAGACCGAGACCGGCTGGCCGATCGCGTCCAACTGCCTGGGCCTCGGCCTGCTGCCGGTCAAGCCCGGCTCCGTGGCCCGGCCGCTGCCCGGTTACCAGGTCGAGATCCTCGACGAGGACGGATGCCCGCTCCCGGCTGGGGAGCAGGGCCACGTCACCGTCCGGCTGCCGCTGCCGCCCGGCTGCCTGACCACGCTGTGGAACGACGACGAGCGGTTCGCCGACACCTACCTCAGGAACTTCCCCGGCCATTACGACACCTCCGACGCCGGCCACCTCGACGAGGACGGCTACCTGTGGATCGCGGGCCGCACTGACGACATCATCAACGTCGGCGGCGACAGCCTGTCCGGCCTCGATGTCGAGCACGTCATCGGTGCGCACCCGTCCGTCAAGCGCTGCGCGGTCGTCGCCGCCCCGGACGGCTTCTACACCCAAGTCCCGGTCGCCTTCGTCGTCCAGCGCGACGGCACCGACCTCGCCCCGCACCACCTGGCCCGAGAACTGCGCGCTCTGGTCGACGAGCGGATCGGCGCATGGGCCCAGCTGACCCGCTTGGTCTTCGTACGCGCCCTCACCTACACCCCGTCCAAGAAGATCAAGCGTTCCGACCCGCGTGCCTGGCTGTCCACCGGCACCGGTCTTGACGTCCTCGCAGACATCCGTCTGACTGCCGACGCCACTGCAAAAGTGGATGAGTGA
- a CDS encoding Na+/H+ antiporter NhaA, whose translation MTSKGQGAAPPPFLALLPGSERRSLAEILRAETFGGLVLLAAALIALVWANSPLADSYESPAWAYAAESASAESSTSTDIPPELYG comes from the coding sequence ATGACCAGTAAGGGGCAGGGTGCCGCGCCGCCGCCGTTTCTTGCGCTGCTGCCGGGATCCGAGCGCCGCTCCCTCGCCGAGATCCTGCGCGCGGAGACGTTCGGCGGGCTCGTCCTGCTGGCGGCGGCCCTCATCGCGCTGGTGTGGGCGAACAGCCCGCTCGCCGACAGCTACGAATCACCCGCCTGGGCATACGCCGCAGAGAGCGCCTCGGCGGAGTCATCCACGAGTACCGACATACCGCCTGAACTGTATGGATGA
- a CDS encoding DUF3040 domain-containing protein: MDEGPALSPHERKILADIEQSLDSDVELQRTLRTRSRLHAIARRPLAAGILCTPAVLCLGLLLAAAATSSPVLIWCFALAWVSLLAAAALFLRGWYRNRRTREGGTPPDRR, translated from the coding sequence ATGGATGAGGGACCCGCGCTGTCACCTCACGAACGCAAGATCCTGGCGGACATCGAGCAGAGCCTGGACTCCGACGTCGAACTCCAGCGCACGCTGCGCACACGGTCCCGGCTGCACGCCATCGCGCGGCGTCCCCTCGCGGCGGGAATCCTGTGCACCCCGGCCGTGCTCTGCCTCGGTCTGCTGCTGGCCGCTGCGGCGACGTCGTCCCCCGTGCTGATCTGGTGTTTCGCCCTCGCCTGGGTGTCACTGCTCGCCGCCGCGGCGCTGTTCCTGCGGGGCTGGTACCGCAACCGGAGAACACGTGAGGGCGGCACGCCTCCCGATCGGCGGTAG
- a CDS encoding undecaprenyl-diphosphate phosphatase, with amino-acid sequence MSWFESLILGLVQGLTEFLPISSSAHLRLTAAFSGWEDPGAAFTAITQIGTEAAVLIYFRKDIVNIISAWSRSLFNKEMRSDHDAQMGWLVIVGSIPIGVLGLTLKDQIEGPFRDLRLTATMLIVMGIVLGVADRLAARDETGGKHRAAKERKTLQQLNVKDGLIFGICQAMALIPGVSRSGATISGGLLMGYKREAAARYSFLLAIPAVIASGGYELKDAMEGGHVSWGPTIFATVIAFFVGYAVIAWFMKFISTKSFMPFVYYRIALGILIIVLVSMGVLSPHAGESGG; translated from the coding sequence ATGTCTTGGTTTGAATCCCTCATCCTCGGACTCGTCCAGGGGCTGACCGAATTCCTCCCCATCTCCTCCAGCGCGCACCTGCGCCTGACGGCAGCCTTCTCCGGCTGGGAGGACCCGGGAGCGGCCTTCACCGCGATCACCCAGATCGGCACCGAGGCGGCGGTGCTCATCTACTTCCGCAAGGACATCGTCAACATCATCTCGGCGTGGTCCCGCTCCCTGTTCAACAAGGAGATGCGCAGTGACCACGACGCCCAGATGGGCTGGCTGGTGATCGTGGGCTCCATCCCGATCGGTGTCCTCGGGTTGACCCTCAAGGACCAGATCGAGGGCCCGTTCCGCGATCTGCGGCTCACGGCGACGATGCTGATCGTGATGGGCATCGTCCTGGGCGTCGCGGACCGGCTCGCCGCGCGCGACGAGACCGGCGGAAAGCACCGGGCCGCGAAGGAGCGCAAGACCCTCCAGCAGCTCAACGTCAAGGACGGCCTGATCTTCGGCATCTGCCAGGCCATGGCCCTGATCCCCGGCGTCTCCCGCTCCGGCGCCACCATCAGCGGTGGCCTCCTCATGGGCTACAAGCGCGAGGCCGCGGCCCGCTACTCCTTCCTCCTCGCCATCCCGGCCGTGATCGCCTCGGGCGGCTACGAGCTCAAGGACGCGATGGAGGGCGGTCATGTCTCCTGGGGCCCGACGATCTTCGCCACGGTCATCGCCTTCTTCGTCGGCTACGCGGTCATCGCCTGGTTCATGAAGTTCATCTCCACCAAGAGCTTCATGCCGTTCGTCTACTACCGCATCGCGCTCGGCATCCTCATCATTGTGCTGGTCAGCATGGGCGTACTGAGCCCTCACGCGGGCGAGTCCGGGGGCTGA
- a CDS encoding transposase family protein has translation MKKNNHPVEGPGGLVYTARLPLSSATLNWLADLLRGHFKKIGSRWRALPAGKIAGIVLAVLRCDQRPGDLAGGNGIHRTTVTRWVREIVGLLAARAPRLDRALQKIARKGGGLVLLDGWVIRTRRRTRAENRKNYSGKNKCHGLLVIALTDDRGRLLWVSAARPGRTSEITACRHDKLTAHLLCTRVG, from the coding sequence GTGAAGAAAAACAACCATCCCGTCGAGGGCCCTGGCGGCCTTGTCTACACCGCCCGCCTGCCGCTGTCGAGTGCCACCCTTAACTGGCTCGCCGACCTGTTACGCGGCCACTTCAAGAAGATCGGCTCCCGGTGGCGGGCCCTGCCCGCGGGGAAGATCGCCGGTATCGTGCTGGCGGTGCTGCGCTGTGACCAGCGGCCAGGCGACCTGGCAGGCGGCAACGGGATACACCGCACCACCGTCACCCGGTGGGTGCGGGAGATCGTAGGTCTGCTGGCCGCCCGCGCCCCGCGCCTGGATCGCGCGCTGCAGAAGATCGCCCGAAAGGGTGGCGGGTTGGTGCTGCTGGACGGCTGGGTGATACGTACCCGGCGGCGCACCCGGGCCGAGAACCGCAAGAACTACTCGGGCAAGAACAAATGCCACGGCCTGCTCGTGATCGCGCTCACCGACGACCGGGGCCGACTGCTGTGGGTCTCCGCGGCCCGGCCCGGGCGGACCTCGGAGATCACCGCCTGCCGACACGACAAACTCACCGCCCATCTCCTCTGCACGCGCGTCGGCTGA
- a CDS encoding cupin codes for MVSGYEGLPGGVALSHLSVYDWPAADGVCGGTPHMHLTCSEAYVVTGGRGAVQTLTTSGYEVTPLAPGTVAWFTPGTIHRLVNEDELRITVLMQNNGLPEAGDAVLTLPPEYLTDPETYAAATRIPPDAPEEERERGARARRDLALEGYRALRDASGPEPLAAFHRAAAALVRPRLADWRARWERGARAAAAATGDQLGRLERGDVSHLAEAGVWAEEPAVRGKFGMCGRLDVYTGD; via the coding sequence GTGGTGAGCGGCTACGAGGGACTGCCGGGCGGGGTCGCCCTGTCGCACCTGTCCGTGTACGACTGGCCCGCGGCGGACGGGGTCTGCGGCGGCACCCCCCATATGCATCTGACCTGCTCGGAGGCGTACGTCGTCACCGGCGGGCGCGGCGCCGTGCAGACGTTGACGACCTCGGGGTACGAGGTCACGCCGCTGGCGCCGGGGACGGTCGCCTGGTTCACGCCGGGCACCATCCACCGGCTGGTCAACGAGGACGAGCTGCGCATCACCGTCCTCATGCAGAACAACGGGCTCCCGGAGGCGGGCGACGCGGTCCTCACGCTGCCCCCGGAGTACCTGACCGATCCGGAGACGTACGCCGCGGCCACCCGTATCCCGCCGGACGCGCCGGAGGAGGAGCGGGAGCGGGGCGCGCGGGCCCGGCGCGACCTGGCCCTGGAGGGCTACCGGGCGCTGCGCGACGCGTCCGGGCCCGAGCCGCTCGCCGCGTTCCACCGGGCCGCCGCCGCGCTCGTGCGGCCCCGGCTGGCGGATTGGCGGGCGAGGTGGGAGCGGGGGGCGCGGGCCGCTGCCGCGGCGACCGGGGATCAGCTGGGCCGGCTGGAGCGGGGGGACGTGTCGCATCTGGCCGAGGCCGGGGTGTGGGCCGAAGAGCCTGCGGTGCGTGGGAAGTTCGGGATGTGTGGGCGGTTGGACGTCTACACGGGGGACTGA
- a CDS encoding Gfo/Idh/MocA family oxidoreductase: MPTPSNDPSPTPDQRPDRPPAPLTGRRVRAAIVGIGAIGGGSHLPALERLAEEGETEVVAAVDIDAEAVAKFCAEHGIPHGYTDLARMLAEQRPDLVSICTPPTLHRDQTIAALRAGAWVWCEKPPVPTLADFDAVEAEEGAETGGPYASIVFQHRFGSGARHVRELLAEGGLGRPLVAHCQTTWYRDTAYYAVPWRGRWATEGGGPAMGHGIHQMDLLLDLLGPWSEVRAMAGRLVHDVETEDVSTALVRFESGALATVVNSVLSPDEVSRIRIDCERATVELTHLYGHSNADWSVTPAPGTSEADAAAWRDFGADVPSSHLAQLRELVASMRAGERPRSSGADGRTSLELIAALYKSAFTDATVRRGEIGPGDPYYTAMHGGAPGWAPGTVRGPADASPAATSPAGTSPAGTSTVGTSAAGTSEEITA; this comes from the coding sequence ATGCCCACACCCAGCAACGACCCGAGCCCGACTCCGGACCAGCGACCCGACCGTCCCCCGGCCCCGCTGACCGGCCGCCGCGTCCGGGCCGCGATCGTCGGCATCGGCGCCATCGGCGGCGGCTCCCATCTGCCCGCGCTGGAGCGCCTCGCCGAGGAGGGCGAGACCGAGGTCGTCGCCGCCGTCGACATCGATGCCGAGGCCGTGGCCAAGTTCTGCGCCGAGCACGGCATCCCGCACGGCTACACCGATCTGGCCCGCATGCTGGCGGAGCAGCGGCCCGACCTGGTCAGCATCTGCACCCCGCCGACCCTGCACCGCGACCAGACGATCGCCGCGCTGCGGGCCGGCGCCTGGGTGTGGTGCGAGAAGCCACCGGTACCGACGCTCGCCGACTTCGACGCGGTCGAGGCCGAGGAGGGCGCGGAGACCGGCGGACCGTACGCCTCGATCGTCTTCCAGCACCGCTTCGGTTCCGGCGCGCGGCACGTCCGCGAGCTGCTCGCCGAGGGGGGCCTCGGACGTCCGCTGGTCGCGCACTGCCAGACCACCTGGTATCGCGACACCGCCTACTACGCCGTCCCCTGGCGCGGCCGCTGGGCCACCGAGGGCGGCGGGCCCGCCATGGGCCACGGCATCCACCAGATGGACCTGCTGCTCGACCTGCTCGGCCCGTGGAGCGAGGTCCGGGCCATGGCCGGCCGGCTGGTCCACGACGTGGAGACCGAGGACGTCTCCACGGCCCTCGTCCGCTTCGAGAGCGGCGCCCTGGCCACCGTCGTCAACAGCGTCCTCAGCCCCGACGAGGTCAGCCGCATCCGCATCGACTGCGAGCGCGCCACCGTCGAGCTGACCCATCTGTACGGCCACTCCAACGCCGACTGGTCCGTCACCCCCGCCCCCGGCACCTCCGAGGCGGACGCGGCGGCCTGGCGGGACTTCGGCGCGGACGTGCCCAGCTCACACCTCGCCCAGCTGCGCGAACTCGTGGCGAGCATGCGCGCGGGCGAACGGCCGCGCAGCAGCGGCGCCGACGGACGGACGAGCCTGGAGCTGATCGCCGCCCTCTACAAGTCGGCCTTCACGGACGCGACCGTACGGCGTGGCGAGATCGGCCCCGGGGACCCGTACTACACGGCCATGCACGGAGGCGCCCCCGGCTGGGCACCCGGAACCGTCCGGGGGCCCGCCGACGCGAGCCCCGCAGCTACGAGCCCTGCCGGTACGAGCCCTGCCGGTACGAGCACCGTCGGCACCAGCGCCGCCGGCACGAGTGAGGAGATCACCGCATGA
- a CDS encoding thiolase family protein: protein MRDAVIVEAVRTPLGRGKPNGALAHVHPVQLLAHTLRALVDRSGVDPALIDDVIGGTVGQVGEQAMNTTRYAVLAAGFPETVPATTVDRQCGSSQQAVHFAAQGVMSGAYDLVVACGVESMSRVPMWTNVPPGTDPFGPGVAARYPEGLVPQGISAELIAAKWSIGRERMDEFAVSSHLRAAAAWEGGLFDAEVAPLDGVTRDECVRPGSTTEILAGLRPAYHDPAFAERFPQIEWNITAGNASPVNDGASAVLVTSGETAARLGLRPLARLHSFAVTGSDPLLMLTGVVPATEKVLRRAGLGLDDIDLFEVNEAFASVVLAWQQETGADLDKVNVHGGAVALGHPLGASGTRLTTTLVHAMRERGARHALQTMCEAGGLANAMVLEAV, encoded by the coding sequence ATGCGTGACGCCGTGATCGTCGAAGCCGTACGCACGCCCCTGGGCAGAGGGAAGCCGAACGGCGCCCTCGCCCATGTCCACCCCGTCCAACTCCTCGCCCACACCCTGCGCGCCCTCGTCGACCGCTCCGGCGTCGATCCGGCGCTGATCGACGACGTCATCGGCGGCACCGTCGGCCAAGTGGGCGAGCAGGCCATGAACACCACCCGCTACGCCGTCCTCGCGGCCGGCTTCCCGGAGACGGTCCCCGCGACCACGGTCGACCGGCAGTGCGGCTCCTCCCAGCAGGCCGTGCACTTCGCGGCCCAGGGTGTCATGTCGGGGGCGTACGACCTGGTGGTCGCCTGCGGGGTCGAGTCGATGAGCCGGGTGCCGATGTGGACCAACGTGCCGCCCGGCACGGACCCCTTCGGGCCGGGGGTCGCCGCGCGCTACCCCGAGGGGCTCGTGCCCCAGGGCATCAGCGCCGAGCTGATCGCCGCGAAGTGGTCGATCGGGCGGGAGCGGATGGACGAGTTCGCGGTGTCGTCCCATCTCCGGGCCGCGGCAGCCTGGGAGGGCGGCCTCTTCGACGCCGAGGTCGCGCCGCTGGACGGGGTGACCCGCGACGAGTGCGTCCGGCCCGGCAGCACGACCGAGATCCTGGCCGGACTCAGGCCCGCCTACCACGACCCCGCCTTCGCCGAGCGGTTCCCGCAGATCGAGTGGAACATCACCGCGGGGAACGCCAGCCCCGTCAACGACGGGGCGTCGGCCGTCCTCGTCACCTCCGGTGAGACGGCGGCGCGGCTGGGGCTGCGCCCCCTCGCCCGGCTGCACTCCTTCGCCGTCACCGGCTCCGATCCGCTGCTGATGCTCACGGGGGTCGTCCCCGCCACCGAGAAGGTGCTGCGCCGCGCGGGGCTGGGCCTCGACGACATCGATCTCTTCGAGGTCAACGAGGCGTTCGCCAGTGTGGTGCTCGCCTGGCAGCAGGAGACGGGGGCCGACCTGGACAAGGTCAACGTCCACGGCGGTGCCGTCGCGCTGGGGCATCCGCTGGGGGCCAGCGGCACCCGGCTGACGACGACGCTGGTGCACGCGATGCGGGAGCGCGGCGCTCGCCATGCGTTGCAGACCATGTGCGAGGCGGGTGGGCTGGCCAACGCGATGGTGCTGGAGGCGGTTTGA
- a CDS encoding TIGR00341 family protein — protein MIGKVRARVLPATQRRSLDELTEDLDLSSGDTTSKRSAFWTMLTLSSVIASGGVLTDSTATVIGAMIIAPLSTPIMGIALGSVQRRRTGSARVVLFACLLVTAVGMAMSVALPGDYDLLSNSQISSRTSPGLMDLIAALATGFAGAVALARRDVAAVLPGVAIAISLVPPLVVAGVCLGKLSGWLALGALVLFVSNLFALVFGGMVVFASLGYGVEADQAAGRPARRAYAAMILLFVVVFVPLAANTVVTLLLNTWTGRTKDAAQQWLADVPGASVTSVDATSRTMYVHVRSPGDLPPVEFLLDQLEGRIPDGIPVVVDTSRGRRIDAGVVGG, from the coding sequence ATGATCGGCAAAGTCCGTGCCCGTGTCCTGCCGGCCACCCAGCGCCGCTCGCTGGATGAACTGACCGAGGATCTGGACCTGTCATCCGGGGACACCACGTCCAAGCGTTCGGCGTTCTGGACGATGCTGACGCTGTCGTCGGTCATCGCGTCCGGCGGCGTGCTCACGGACTCGACGGCCACTGTGATCGGCGCGATGATCATCGCGCCGCTGTCCACGCCCATCATGGGCATCGCCCTGGGGTCGGTGCAGCGCCGCCGCACCGGATCGGCCAGGGTCGTCCTCTTCGCGTGCCTGCTGGTGACCGCGGTCGGGATGGCCATGTCGGTGGCCCTTCCCGGTGACTACGACTTGCTGTCCAACAGCCAGATCTCGTCGCGGACGTCGCCGGGCCTGATGGACCTGATCGCCGCTCTGGCGACCGGCTTCGCCGGCGCGGTGGCACTGGCCCGTCGGGACGTCGCCGCCGTGCTGCCCGGAGTCGCGATCGCTATCTCCCTCGTCCCGCCCCTGGTGGTGGCGGGGGTGTGTCTGGGGAAGCTGTCGGGATGGCTGGCGCTGGGCGCGCTGGTGCTGTTCGTGTCGAACCTCTTCGCCCTGGTCTTCGGGGGCATGGTGGTCTTCGCCTCGCTCGGCTACGGCGTGGAGGCCGACCAGGCGGCCGGGCGGCCCGCCCGCAGGGCATATGCGGCCATGATCTTGCTGTTCGTCGTCGTGTTCGTTCCGCTGGCGGCCAACACCGTGGTCACGCTCCTGCTCAACACGTGGACCGGCCGGACGAAGGACGCGGCACAGCAGTGGCTTGCCGACGTGCCGGGCGCGTCCGTCACGAGTGTGGATGCGACGTCCCGGACGATGTACGTCCATGTCCGCAGCCCCGGAGACCTCCCGCCTGTGGAGTTTCTGCTTGACCAGCTCGAGGGACGGATCCCGGACGGTATCCCCGTCGTGGTGGACACGTCGCGTGGCCGGCGCATCGACGCAGGAGTGGTCGGCGGCTGA